In a single window of the Bactrocera dorsalis isolate Fly_Bdor chromosome 2, ASM2337382v1, whole genome shotgun sequence genome:
- the LOC105226786 gene encoding uncharacterized protein LOC105226786, with protein MKEKATIAKVYPRKRNTAMPTLLKFQNGQLGAVSKDSTQFTRLQQKRGKETNANIAMVTASDQIYHGVMDVGEAAALTDTYICVRNKITNKLRIIPIEQATLSNHIFNTLEQKPLPTLTAEHTRAVLMKQFGGRKAARFAANQENNKVNVEVLKNDLDNTVREAVFSKEGEEQPDTQHNFDILRPKFNKDAKKVEEMYDVHDIVPADLLERLDEESKVVYKTPVNKLPIQSEYLCKCIKRIQDNSPTPEGFLHLKLIIYMDCLLNLIKSRARSIKTIELSGITEKAENDVRSRFSDPHSKPFSRTSHTSEKALCYFIVLALLISENFTVDLNVLAQELCVSKVKLVKFAHIANAVRPSKTDLLTLRLPSKMRALPMGFSRKSKN; from the exons GTCAACTAGGAGCCGTAAGTAAGGATTCTACACAATTTACTCGTCTACAGCAAAAGCGTGGTAAAGAGACAAATGCCAATATTGCAATGGTGACCGCCAGTGACCAAATTTATCATGGTGTCATGGATGTTGGTGAGGCTGCTGCGCTTACAGATACTTACATCTGTGTAcgcaataaaataacaaataag CTTCGCATTATTCCCATTGAACAAGCTACACTCAGCAATCATATTTTCAATACTCTTGAGCAAAAACCTTTACCAACTTTGACGGCTGAACACACCAGAGCAGTGCTAATGAAACAATTTGGTGGGCGAAAAGCTGCACGTTTTGCAGCtaatcaagaaaataataaggTGAATGTCGAAGTACTAAAGAACGATTTGGACAACACTGTGCGTGAAGCTGTGTTCAGCAAAGAAGGCGAGGAGCAACCCGACACGCAACATAACTTTGATATTTTGCGGCCTAAATTCAATAAAGATGCTAAAAAGGTGGAAGAAATGTATGATGTACATGATATTGTGCCTGCAGACTTGCTCGAGCGTTTAGATGAGGAATCGAAAGTGGTATACAAGACACCAGTTAATAAGCTACC AATACAGTCGGAATATTTGTGCAAATGTATAAAACGTATTCAGGATAATTCGCCAACACCAGaaggatttttgcatttgaaattaattatctACATGGACTGTTTACTAAATTTGATCAAAAGTCGTGCACGTTCAATCAAAACAATTGAACTATCCGGTATTACGGAAAAGGCGGAAAACGATGTCCGTTCACGTTTTTCCGATCCTCATTCAAAACCATT TTCACGCACTTCGCACACATCGGAAAAAGCCTTGTGCTATTTTATAGTTCTTGCGTTGTTAATCAGCGAAAATTTTACCGTGGATTTGAATGTGTTGGCTCAGGAGTTGTGTGTTTCGAAAGTTAAACTGGTAAAGTTTGCCCATATTGCGAATGCAGTCCGACCATCAAAGACAGATTTGCTGACTTTACGTTTGCCAAGCAAAATGAGGGCTTTACCAATGGGATTTAGTAGGAAGTCAAAAAATTAA